From Planctomycetota bacterium, a single genomic window includes:
- a CDS encoding glycosyltransferase family 2 protein: protein MTTETDTRPAISILIPIYNEESILEASVRELTGGLATYGLPYELVLCENGSRDRTVEIGERLCREFPTVRLLRCPIPNYGAALAMGIREARGDNIVCFEIDFYDIPFVEIAHVLLKKYDAVIGSKRARGARDRRPLIRRFITWGFNTFLRIVFGFTGTDTHGIKAFRAAPVRPLVDACKTDKDIFTTELVIRMERADLRLCEIPLEITEKRPAPVNILRRVPNALKGLWRLWKATRGIQRPAHPMESASTKQVEK from the coding sequence TTGACCACCGAGACTGACACCCGCCCGGCCATTTCGATCCTCATCCCGATCTACAACGAGGAGTCAATCCTCGAAGCCTCCGTGCGCGAGTTGACCGGCGGCCTGGCCACGTACGGCCTGCCCTACGAACTCGTGCTGTGCGAGAACGGCAGCAGAGATCGCACGGTGGAGATCGGGGAACGCCTGTGCCGCGAGTTCCCCACAGTGCGGTTGCTGCGATGTCCCATCCCCAACTACGGCGCGGCCCTGGCCATGGGCATCCGCGAGGCGCGCGGCGACAACATCGTGTGCTTCGAGATCGACTTCTACGACATCCCCTTCGTCGAGATCGCCCACGTGCTGCTCAAGAAGTACGACGCGGTGATCGGCTCGAAGCGCGCCCGCGGCGCCCGCGACCGCCGCCCGCTCATCCGCCGCTTCATCACCTGGGGCTTCAACACCTTTCTCCGCATCGTCTTCGGCTTCACCGGCACCGACACGCACGGCATCAAGGCCTTCCGCGCTGCGCCCGTGCGCCCGCTGGTAGACGCCTGCAAGACCGACAAGGACATCTTCACGACCGAGCTGGTCATCCGCATGGAACGCGCCGACCTGCGCCTGTGCGAAATCCCCCTGGAGATCACAGAGAAACGCCCCGCGCCCGTCAACATCCTCCGCCGCGTGCCCAACGCCCTCAAGGGCCTCTGGCGCCTCTGGAAGGCCACCCGCGGCATCCAGCGGCCGGCGCACCCGATGGAGTCCGCCTCCACGAAGCAGGTGGAGAAGTGA
- a CDS encoding DUF3473 domain-containing protein: MTIYNDLPNALTVDLEDWYHSVLEVDPANWLRHEDRVAAATERLLACLAERGARATFFVLGHVAERHPDLVPAIEAAGHEIACHGYEHRLVYTLSPNDFRDDLRRSLHLLRSQAKAPVRGFRAAYWSITRACPWALDVLADEGLAYDSSIYPTRTSLYGVPDAPRGPYRLRAPGGRALLEFPPSVLRLPVRNLPFAGGIYLRLLPYWFVRWAMRRFRRGGRPALVYIHPPEFDPGKPRLALPLARRVLHYARLDALRVKVPRLLADFAFTTLGALYDRCAADPKLPVWSLEGWRA; this comes from the coding sequence GTGACGATCTACAACGACCTTCCCAACGCCCTGACAGTGGACCTGGAGGACTGGTATCACTCCGTCCTGGAGGTGGACCCGGCAAACTGGCTGCGCCACGAGGACCGCGTGGCCGCGGCCACCGAGCGCCTGCTGGCGTGCCTGGCCGAGCGGGGGGCGAGAGCCACCTTCTTCGTCCTCGGCCACGTGGCCGAGCGACACCCCGACCTGGTGCCGGCCATCGAGGCGGCGGGCCACGAGATCGCCTGCCATGGCTACGAGCACCGCCTCGTCTACACTCTCTCGCCCAACGACTTCCGGGACGACCTGCGCCGCTCGCTCCACCTGCTGCGCTCGCAGGCGAAGGCCCCGGTCCGCGGCTTCCGGGCGGCCTACTGGTCCATCACTCGCGCCTGCCCCTGGGCGCTCGATGTTCTGGCCGACGAGGGGCTGGCCTACGACTCCAGCATCTACCCCACGCGGACGAGCCTGTACGGGGTGCCCGACGCGCCGCGAGGGCCGTATCGCCTGCGCGCGCCCGGCGGGCGGGCGCTCCTGGAGTTCCCGCCGTCGGTGCTCCGCTTGCCCGTGCGGAACCTGCCCTTCGCCGGCGGCATTTACCTGCGCCTGCTGCCCTACTGGTTCGTGCGATGGGCGATGCGCCGCTTCCGCAGGGGGGGACGGCCGGCCTTGGTCTACATCCACCCGCCGGAATTCGACCCCGGCAAGCCGCGCCTGGCGCTGCCGCTGGCCCGGCGTGTGCTGCACTATGCTCGCCTGGACGCCTTGCGAGTGAAGGTGCCGCGGCTGCTGGCCGACTTCGCGTTCACTACCCTCGGCGCGCTGTACGACCGCTGCGCCGCCGATCCGAAGCTCCCCGTATGGTCGTTGGAGGGTTGGCGGGCCTGA
- a CDS encoding methyltransferase domain-containing protein: MSGKATPEGWRRGDPVAIPGSYQYDALVAGPAVQRFWHRRKLELVSALVLLRAGMRALDVGCGSGVVAHFLAGQGAEVDAVDANEGAIRFARARFERGNLRFHLTAANEMAFADGSFDLIVCLEVIEHLPAAQVAALLGLLGRLLAAEGALLVSTPNGASLWPVIERLMDLFGLSPPMRGEQHITRFTRGRLVQALGAAGLDVRRSGRFCGVAPFLAGVSWRLAERLDTLEHRVGQPLGNLLYALAGKTPRP; the protein is encoded by the coding sequence ATGAGCGGCAAGGCCACCCCCGAAGGCTGGCGGCGCGGCGACCCGGTGGCCATTCCCGGCAGCTATCAGTATGACGCGCTGGTCGCGGGGCCGGCCGTGCAGCGCTTCTGGCACCGGCGCAAGCTCGAGCTCGTGAGTGCCCTGGTCCTGCTGCGCGCCGGGATGCGCGCGCTCGATGTCGGCTGCGGCTCGGGCGTGGTGGCCCACTTCCTGGCCGGCCAGGGCGCGGAGGTGGACGCTGTGGACGCCAACGAGGGTGCCATTCGCTTCGCCCGCGCGCGGTTCGAGAGAGGCAACCTGCGGTTCCACCTGACCGCGGCGAACGAAATGGCCTTCGCCGACGGGAGCTTCGATCTGATCGTGTGCCTGGAGGTGATCGAGCACCTGCCAGCGGCCCAGGTGGCGGCCCTCCTGGGCCTTCTCGGCCGACTGCTGGCCGCCGAGGGGGCGCTGCTCGTCTCCACGCCCAACGGCGCGAGTCTGTGGCCGGTGATCGAGCGGCTGATGGACCTCTTCGGCCTGTCGCCGCCCATGCGTGGGGAGCAGCACATTACCCGGTTCACTCGCGGGCGGCTGGTGCAGGCCCTGGGGGCCGCGGGACTCGACGTGCGGCGTTCCGGGCGGTTCTGCGGTGTGGCGCCCTTCCTCGCGGGAGTCTCCTGGCGCCTCGCCGAGCGACTTGATACACTGGAACATCGTGTGGGACAGCCCCTCGGCAACCTCCTCTACGCCTTGGCAGGAAAGACTCCTCGACCGTGA
- a CDS encoding glycosyltransferase gives MRLSVVIPVFNAAPFLEESLRGLQTYLEQRCPDHEIVAANDGSTDGSLELLTRLQGGRLRVVSCPTNRGKFAALRDGMAAAAGSCKVFTDADVPFDHSALPYIERLINDRGFHLVVGDRTLPDSAYHESQPWTRRLSTSLFRHAVRLLVTGGIPDSQAGLKGFRAEVADALFPLLVETSFAGDIELLYIALKYNLAIRRIPVRLQRQGPSTVRPSRHAWAMLRALTRLRGRWRRGLYHSDALAALAAQRYWEA, from the coding sequence GTGAGACTCTCGGTCGTCATCCCGGTCTTCAATGCTGCGCCGTTTCTGGAGGAGAGCCTGCGCGGGCTCCAGACCTATCTGGAGCAGCGCTGCCCCGACCACGAGATCGTCGCGGCCAATGACGGCAGCACTGACGGCTCGCTCGAGCTGCTCACGAGGCTCCAAGGCGGGCGGCTTCGGGTGGTATCTTGCCCCACGAACCGGGGCAAGTTCGCCGCCCTTCGGGACGGCATGGCCGCGGCGGCGGGGTCCTGCAAGGTCTTCACGGACGCCGATGTGCCGTTCGACCATTCGGCCCTGCCGTACATCGAGCGGCTCATCAATGATCGGGGGTTTCACCTCGTGGTGGGTGATCGGACGCTGCCCGACAGCGCGTACCACGAGAGCCAGCCCTGGACGCGGAGGCTCTCGACGAGCCTTTTCCGCCACGCGGTGCGGTTGCTGGTGACGGGCGGCATTCCCGACTCGCAGGCGGGCCTGAAGGGCTTTCGCGCAGAGGTGGCGGACGCGCTGTTCCCGCTGCTTGTCGAGACCTCGTTCGCCGGCGACATCGAGTTGCTCTACATCGCCCTCAAGTACAACCTGGCGATCCGGCGCATCCCGGTGCGCCTCCAGCGCCAGGGGCCCTCCACGGTGCGGCCATCGCGGCACGCCTGGGCCATGTTGCGCGCGCTCACGCGGCTGCGCGGCCGCTGGCGCCGCGGGCTCTACCACAGCGATGCGCTCGCGGCCCTGGCGGCCCAACGCTACTGGGAGGCGTGA